The DNA segment CGAGCCGGCCCGTGGCCATGAGAAGTTCGGCGTTGAGCACCGAGCCGCCGGCCGCACCGCGAATCGTGTTATGACCGAGTGCGACGAGCCGAATGTGCAACACGCTGTCGTCGCGTACACGGCCGACCGTGACCGTCATTCCGTTGCCGGCGTTAACGTCGCGCCGTGGCTGGGGGCGGTCTGGCGCATCAGTGACCAGGAGAGGGTATTCGGGACGGCCTGGAAGTGTCCACGTCGCTTCTGCCCCCCTCCACTGGCGCAAGGTCTCCACCGCCTGCTCTGCCGTCGGGCGTTCTCTGAATGAAATGGTGGCACACACAGTATGTCCGTGTTCCACCGCCACACGGTTCGTCTGCGCGCTGACGCGCATATCGGCATCCGTCACCGATCCATTTTCGAAACGTCCCAGCAGCTTGAGCATTTCGCGCTCGAGCTTGGGCTCTTCATCCGCGATGTACGGAATGACGTTGCCGAGAATATCGAGCGATGGGACACCTGGATATCCAGCGCCTGACACTGCCTGCATCGTCGTCAGAAAAAGCGTCTCAATTCCGAATCGTTCATGAAGCGGTGCCAATGCCAGCGCCGCC comes from the Gemmatimonadaceae bacterium genome and includes:
- the asd gene encoding aspartate-semialdehyde dehydrogenase; amino-acid sequence: MNAPVPFSGRRLPVAILGATGTVGQTFARLLANHPWFEVAELAASERSAGKRYDEAAKWLEGAMPPAVAGMTVLPVDPAKVTAPIVFSALDSSVAGEAERTFAEAGRFVLSNAKNFRMDADVPLVIAEVNADHLQLIDCQRANRGWSGAIVTNANCAATVAALALAPLHERFGIETLFLTTMQAVSGAGYPGVPSLDILGNVIPYIADEEPKLEREMLKLLGRFENGSVTDADMRVSAQTNRVAVEHGHTVCATISFRERPTAEQAVETLRQWRGAEATWTLPGRPEYPLLVTDAPDRPQPRRDVNAGNGMTVTVGRVRDDSVLHIRLVALGHNTIRGAAGGSVLNAELLMATGRLARA